In Quercus robur chromosome 11, dhQueRobu3.1, whole genome shotgun sequence, the following proteins share a genomic window:
- the LOC126706168 gene encoding nucleobase-ascorbate transporter 4, with the protein MAVGGGGGGGGGGGGGGGGGGGGGGGGGRGGGGGNEFQPHPVKEQLPGIDFCVSSSPNWPEAILVGFQHYLVVIGSIVIISTIIVPLMGGGNVEKAEVISTFLFVAGINTLLQTVFGTRLPVVTGPSYAFLIPIISIALSRRFSDNVDPHERFKQIMRAVQGALIVSSFFQMIVGFFGFWRIFARFLSPLAAVPFVTLTGLGLFIHGFPQLAKCIEVGLPELIILIVLSQYIPSVLKSNKVIFVRFAVVLSVAIVWVYAEILTVAGAYNRRSVKTQLSCRTDRSGLIGAASWIRVPYPFQWGRPTFNAGDAFAMMASGFVAIVESTGTYIVAARYGSATHVPPSVLSRGIGWQGIGTFLDGIFGAGTGSTASVENAGLLGLTRIGSRRVVQIAAGFMIFFSVLGKFGAVIASIPLPIVAALYCVLFAYVVSAGLALLQFCNLNSFRTKFILGFSLFMGLSVPQYFNEYLLIAGQGPVHTRSIWFNDFVQVIFSSPATVAAIVAFLLDSTLSRSHDSTRRDSGRHWWEKFRFFNQDTRSEEFYALPWKLNRFFPSF; encoded by the exons ATGGCtgtaggaggaggaggaggaggaggaggaggaggaggtggaggtggaggtgggggtggaggtggaggaggaggaggaggacgtggaggtggaggtggcaATGAGTTTCAACCACACCCGGTGAAGGAACAGCTTCCCGGCATCGACTTCTGTGTCTCTAGTTCTCCCAATTGGC CTGAGGCCATACTTGTGGGATTCCAGCACTACCTGGTGGTAATTGGAAGCATTGTTATCATCTCAACCATTATTGTTCCTCTAATGGGTGGTGGCAAT GTGGAGAAGGCTGAGGTGATAAGCACTTTCCTCTTTGTTGCTGGAATCAACACATTGTTGCAAACGGTTTTTGGGACTCGGCTACCGGTGGTAACGGGGCCTTCATATGCTTTTCTTATTCCAATCATTTCCATTGCCTTGTCGAGGAGGTTCAGTGATAATGTAGATCCCCATGAG AGGTTTAAACAAATCATGAGGGCCGTACAAGGAGCACTTATTGTATCATCTTTCTTCCAAATGATTGTTGGATTTTTTGGTTTCTGGAGAATCTTTGCAAG GTTTCTCAGTCCTCTTGCTGCAGTTCCTTTTGTAACTCTCACTGGACTTGGCCTTTTCATACATGGTTTCCCACAG TTGGCGAAATGCATTGAAGTTGGACTCCCAGAATTGATTATTCTGATTGTTTTATCTCAG TATATTCCTTCTGTGCTAAAATCGAACAAAGTCATATTTGTTCGATTTGCTGTTGTACTCTCAGTCGCGATTGTATGGGTATATGCAGAAATTTTGACTGTAGCTGGTGCATATAACCGTCGATCTGTAAAAACTCAATTAAGTTGCCGCACAGATCGTTCTGGGCTCATTGGTGCTGCCTCTTG GATTAGAGTTCCATATCCGTTTCAATGGGGACGTCCTACATTTAATGCTGGAGATGCTTTTGCAATGATGGCTTCTGGTTTTGTTGCTATTGTTGAG TCCACGGGTACGTATATTGTAGCAGCAAGATATGGGAGTGCCACTCATGTGCCTCCTTCCGTACTCAGCCGTGGTATTGGCTGGCAG GGAATAGGCACTTTTCTGGATGGAATTTTTGGTGCAGGAACTGGCTCCACTGCATCAgt TGAAAATGCAGGTCTGTTAGGATTAACACGGATTGGAAGTAGAAGAGTCGTTCAAATAGCAGCAGgatttatgattttcttttctgttttag GAAAATTCGGTGCTGTCATTGCTTCTATACCATTACCAATTGTGGCGGCATTGTACTGTGTTCTCTTTGCCTACGTAG TTTCAGCTGGCCTTGCTCTTCTTCAATTCTGCAACCTGAATAGCTTCCGGACAAAATTCATTCTAGGCTTTTCCCTCTTCATGGGTCTTAGTGTGCCTCAATATTTCAACGAATACCTTTTGATAGCCGGTCAGGGACCTGTCCACACTCGTTCTATATGG TTCAACGACTTTGTGCAAGTGATTTTCTCTTCCCCAGCAACAGTGGCTGCTATAGTTGCTTTTCTTTTGGACTCCACTTTGAGCCGTAGCCACGACTCAACCCGTCGAGATAGTGGGAGGCATTGGTGGGAGAAATTCAGATTCTTTAACCAGGATACTAGGAGTGAGGAGTTCTATGCATTGCCTTGGAAGCTTAATAGGTTCTTCCCTTCATTCTGA
- the LOC126706414 gene encoding cyclin-D1-1-like has protein sequence MSHSRSSTSATNLYCAEDADGVVSWEAGNDDDDDDDDTWISSNHRPSSSDDDGFDISRVFESEPHHMPRPDYLSRCRDRSIDVTARQDSINWILKVHAYYHFRPVTAFLSVNYLDRFLSSHSVSQQQPNGWPSQLLSVACLSLAAKLEEPDVPLILDLQVSDAKYVFEPKTVQRMELRVLSFLNWRLRSVTPFDFLPHFISNLPSTSKPHSFNRVFSASSDLILSTTRVIDFLGYAPSTIAAAAVLCASGEAGSSACPVVFDKRVNKEMVRSCHQLMEEYLIDTCPLARLKERRAEQAPPPSPVGVLDAAACGSCDTRSENPSSTGLVEAEAEAEAEPPIKRLRSSTPDVQNR, from the exons ATGTCTCACTCTCGCTCCTCCACTTCTGCTACTAACTTGTACTGCGCCGAGGACGCAGACGGCGTCGTATCATGGGAAGCTGGTAatgacgacgacgacgacgacgacgacacGTGGATCTCATCCAATCACCGTCCATCCTCCTCCGATGATGATGGTTTCGATATTTCCAGAGTCTTCGAGTCGGAGCCCCACCACATGCCCCGCCCGGATTACCTCTCACGCTGTCGTGACCGCTCCATCGACGTCACCGCTCGCCAAGACTCCATCAACTGGATCTTAAAG GTGCACGCTTATTATCACTTCAGACCCGTAACGGCGTTTCTGTCTGTAAACTACCTCGACCGTTTCCTCTCATCGCATTCTGTATCG CAACAACAACCAAATGGGTGGCCATCTCAGCTGCTTTCGGTGGCATGTTTGTCATTAGCGGCCAAATTGGAAGAGCCCGATGTGCCACTCATATTAGACCTACAAGTATCGGACGCCAAGTACGTGTTCGAACCCAAAACGGTTCAGAGAATGGAGCTCCGAGTCCTGTCATTTCTCAATTGGAGATTACGCTCCGTCACTCCCTTCGATTTCCTCCCCCATTTCATCTCCAACCTCCCTTCCACTTCTAAACCCCACTCCTTCAATCGGGTCTTCTCCGCTTCTTCGGATCTCATTCTCAGCACCACCCGAG TTATAGATTTTTTGGGTTATGCACCATCGACAATAGCAGCAGCGGCTGTGCTTTGCGCTAGCGGTGAAGCTGGTTCATCTGCTTGTCCGGTGGTTTTTGATAAGAGAGTAAACAAA GAAATGGTGAGAAGCTGTCACCAACTGATGGAGGAGTATCTGATCGACACGTGTCCTTTAGCTCGCCTTAAAGAGCGGAGAGCAGAGCAGGCGCCGCCTCCAAGCCCAGTTGGCGTGCTCGACGCCGCAGCTTGTGGTAGCTGCGACACGCGTTCCGAGAACCCCAGCTCAACTGGCTTAGTCGAAGCCGAAGCGGAAGCCGAAGCCGAGCCGCCAATCAAAAGGCTACGATCCTCTACCCCGGATGTACAGAATCGGTAG
- the LOC126704952 gene encoding uncharacterized protein LOC126704952: MSKALDRISQSPFTRKIKGAELPQLFHQPTFAIYNGRTNPVEHVNQFNQRMAVHSRDKALMCKVFPSNLGPMAMRWFDGLKPNSINSFKQLTQAFDSRFITSSRVPRPLDSLLSLSMREEETLKAYSDRYWEMYNEIEGNYDDVAISTFKRGLLTEHGLRKSLTGKPVTSVHQLMDKIDKYKRVEEDQQTGKGKAKVVPQERRDFKSDRFNNSNRPRRDCSEQSGSIGAQAVHAVFREPLHKILEEVKNEPFFQWPSKMAGDPAKRNQNLYCEYHQELGHTTNDCRNLKNHLDRLVREGKLRHLLHHPVGRQEQSNIETKQSTLRPPIGTINVILVVLGRTGSHPFRMMSVGRLPAEADDRESKRARGMATPLIGFSDEDKLGTLQPHDDALVVTLRIEGYDVKRVLVDQGSAVEVMYPDLYKGLKLKPEDLTAYDSPLVSFEGKTVTPKGLIRLPIQTDSDVMEVDFIVVDAYSPYTAIVARLWLHALGAVSSTLHQKVKYPSEGQVKEVIGDQAMARQCMVSTISRRPSTEPSTSAENGL; this comes from the coding sequence ATGAGTAAGGCCCTGGACCGCATCTCCCAGTCACCCTTCACTCGTAAGATAAAAGGGGCTGAGCTTCCTCAGCTGTTCCACCAACCCACTTTTGCCATATATAATGGTCGGACGAACCCGGTAGAGCACGTAAACCAGTTTaaccagaggatggccgtccattcCAGGGACAAGGCGTTAATGTGCAAAGTGTTTCCGTCCAATTTGGGAcccatggcgatgagatggttcgatgGCCTCAAGCCAAACTCCATAAACTCTTTTAAGCAGCTGACACAAGCTTTCGATTCTCGCTTCATAACTAGCAGCAGGGTCCCTCGGCCCCTAGACTCCCTcctgtccttgtccatgcgagaagaAGAGACCCTAAAAGCCTACTCAGATAGATATTGGGAAATGTATAACGAAATAGAGGGAAattacgatgacgtcgccattagCACATTTAAGAGGGGACTGCTGACAGAGCATGGTTTAAGAAAGTCCCTGACTGGGAAACCAGTCACCAGCGTGCACCAACTCATGGACAAAATCGACAAATACAAGAGAGTCGAAGAGGACCAACAGACAGGAAAGGGcaaagcgaaggttgtccctcaggagaggagagACTTCAAGTCGGACCGCTTTAACAACAGTAACCGGCCGAGAAGGGATTGCTCGGAGCAATCTGGATCCATAGGGGCACAGGCAGTccatgctgtgttccgagaaccattaCATAAGATCCTAGAAGAAGTGAAGAACGAACCGTTCTTTCAATGGCCAAGCAAGATGGCAGGCGACCCCGCGAAACGTAACCAGAATCTGTATTGCGAGTATCACCAAGAGCTGGGCCACACCACCAATGATTGCAGGAATCTGAAAAACCACTTGGACCGgctggtccgagaaggaaagttgaGACACCTCTTGCATCATCCTGTTGGACGGCAGGAGCAGTCGAACATcgaaacaaaacaaagcacatTGAGACCACCCAttggcacgataaatgtcattcttgtcGTACTAGGAAGAACCGGCTCCCATCCTTTCAGAATGATGTCGGTGGGCCGACTCCCCGCTGAAGCTGACGACCGGGAGTCCAAGAGGGCTAGAGGGATGGCCACGCCCCTAATCGGATTCTCGGATGAAGACAAATTGGGAACCCTCCAGCCCCACGACGATGCTCTAGTCGTCACACTCAGGATTGAGGGatatgacgtgaagagggtgctAGTCGATCAGGGCAGCGCCGTGGAAGTAATGTACCCCGACTTGTACAAAGGGCTGAAGCTGAAACCAGAGGACCTAACAGCATACGACTCCCCTTTAGTGAGTTTCGAGGGAAAAACCGTCACTCCGAAAGGCCTGATTAGGCTACCTATACAAACAGACTCGGACGTaatggaggtggacttcatagtGGTAGACGCttactccccctacacagctattgtaGCCAGATTGTGGCTTCACGCGCTAGGGGCTGTGTCATCAACCTTACACCAAAAGGTGAAGTATCCGTCGGAGGGTCAAGTGAAAGAAGTAATAGGGGACCAAGCCATGGCTCGGCAATGCATGGTGTCCACCATCTCGCGACGACCAAGTACTGAGCCCTCCACTTCAGCCGAGAAcggcttatag